The sequence GGTCCGAGACCGGAGGCGCAGGCGGCGACACTCGTCGCCGCCAGGGAGGAAGGGATCGTCGTGCCCGCCGGCCGATTCCAGGCGCTGCGGTGGGAGCTCCGGACCGCCGGAGGGCCGCCGGACGTCTACTGGACGGCGGGCGACGCGCCGCATCTCCTTGTGGCCTGGGACCGCGGCGACGGCGGCGCCTATCGGCTGAAGTGGACGCAGCGTCTGGCCTACTGGACGCTGAACCGGCCGGGGGACGAACGATTCCTCCAGGGGCCGCCCCCCGCCGGGACGCGTTCGACCGGTTCCCGTTAGGGCGTCTGTTCCTTCGGATCGCCGGCGCCCCCCGAGGCGATCTCGGCCAGGCGCACCGGGTCGCCGAGCCGGGCGATCTCCACCGGACGGCCTACGACGATGAGCCCGTCCCCGGCCTTGAGGTCCGTGGAAGGGTCGGGGATGATGCGGCGCTCCTGGCCGCCCGGCATGCGCCGCTTCAGCTCGATGACGTTGACTCCGAAGCGCTGGCGGCAGCCGAGCTCGCGCAGGGTCATGCCGGGGAACGACTCGGGGAGGGTGACGAGGGCGACCACGTACTCGCCCGGCAATTCGACGAACGTCGTCTCCGGACGCCCGCCGGCGCGCGGCTTGTCGAAGCGCGCCAGCCGCGCTTCCTTGTGCAGGATCTCCTGGCTGTACAACGCCATGATGTCTCCCGCCGAGAGCTCGCCGACGATGTGACGCGTGTCGAGTGAATCGACGACCGGCAGCCGGTCCCGGCTGACCTGCGACCACCGCCCGATCGCCTCGCTCATCCGGTCGTTCTCCGTCAGGACCGGGACGTTGGGGTACATGACGTCCTTGGCGCGCAGAGTCTGCGCGGCTTCGGGGTTGCGGACGGGATCCGCCAGGTCCCCGAGGGTGATGGCGCCGCTCAGGCGGCCGTCCTCGCCGACGACGAACAGCTCCTTGCGCCCCTCCTCCAGCATCCGTTTCATGACCACGCCCACGGTCTCGAGCTCGTTCACGGGAGCGGCGCTCGAGCGCATGACGTCGCGCACCTGGATCGTGTCCATCACCAGTTCTTCCATCCGTCCGCCCAGCCTCACGCCCCGCTCGACCAGCGGTTCCGTGTAGATCGACTCGCGGTGCAGGAGGCGCGACGCCACGACCGCACCGGTGCAGGCCACCATGAGAGGCAGGATGATCTGGTAGTCCCCCGTCAGCTCGAAGATGATCATGATGGCGGAGAGCGGCACCTGCGTCGTGCCCGCCACCATCGCCCCCATGCCGACCAGCGCGTACGCTCCGGGAGTCGACGTGGTCAGCGGGAAGGTCTCGTGGCACCAGGCGCCATAGGTGTAACCGAGCGCCGAGCCCATGAACAGGGTCGGCGTGAACAGACCGCCCGCGCCCCCCGAGCCGGCGGTCAGGGCCGTCGCGACGAGCTTCAGGACAGGCAGGACGATGATCAGCTGCAGCGGCAGCTCCTCGCGCAGGAGCGCGTTGGTCGTGTCGTAGCCGTTGCCGAAGACGTGCGGATAGAACACGCCGATGAGCCCGACCAGGGCGAAGCCCACGACCGGCTTGACCCAGGCCGGGATCGGCAGCCGCTTGAATCCCCTTTCCGTATCGCGCAGCACCACGATGCACAGGGCCGACGCGACGCCGATGCCGATTCCCATCGCCAGGTAGTGTCCGAGCTCCCAGCCGTTCACGAGCGTCGCGTGCTGCGGCGGCGTGTAGGCGGGGTAGGTGCTGATCAGACTGCGCGAGATGACGGTGCCGATCGCCGAGGCGACGACGATCGGGCCGAACGACTCGAGGGCGAAGTTTCCGAGGACCACCTCGAGCGCGAACAGGGCGCCGCCGATCGGGGCGTTGTAGGCGGCGGCGATGCCGGCGGCGGCCCCGCATCCGACCAGGATGTTGAGTCGATTGCCGCCCAGGCGGAACCGGCGTCCGAGCAGGGATCCGATGGAGGCGCCCACCCGGACGAGCGGCCCCTCGCGGCCGAGCGAGCCGCCGGTGGCGACCGTGCAGATGGTCGCGAGCGCCTTGATCAGGCTGCGGCCGAATGGGATGTAGCCGCCGCGCTGCGCCACGGCCTCGATGATGCCCGCGGTGCCGTGCCCGCCGACCGGCTGCCGGGTGATCAAGATGATGAGGCCGACGAGCGCCCCTCCGAGCGTCGGTATGGCGAAGCGCTGCCAGGCCGGGAGAGCGAGGGCGTGGCTCAGGAGCTCGTGGCGGGATCCCCAGAAGAACCCCTGCACGAGACCGAGCAGGCGGACCAGGGCAATCGCCGCGAAGCCGGTGGCGGCCCCCGTCAGCGGGACCATGACGAGGAAGCGCTTTTCGCCCGGCGGCCGGGTCCGAAGCGAGGCGAACGGCCGCCAGTCGGCGAACTGCCTGAGCCAGATCATCCGCGCTCCATTCTAATGCCTGGGGAGGCGCGAGGCCGCTCTGCTAGAATATCCGGCTTCGATGACTTCGCGGCAATCTTCCCCTCCCTACCCCTCCATCCTGAGGATGGCCGCCCCCCTGGTCCTGTCGTTCGGAATGCGCTCGCTGTTCACCTTCGTGGACATCGCCTTCGCCTCGAGGCTGGGGGACGCGGCCATCGCGGCGGTCGGAGGGCTGTCGTTCCCCTACGAGATCCTGATGATCGCCTGCTGGGTGGGCGTTTCGACAGGACTGACCTCGAACCTGTCGCAGGCCATGGGGAAGAGACAGGGGGCTCGCATCGAGCAGATCCTGTCGGTGTCGCGCGGAATCGTCTGGTCGCTCGTGCCGCTGTTCTCGGCCATCGCCGTGTACATCTACTTCGGCGCCTACCACATGGGCCTCGACCCGGTGCTGGCGCGCCAGTTCTCGATCTACGGCGGCGTCCTGATCGGCGGTTCGGCCTTCACCGCGTTCTGGTCGATCATTCCCGACTCGATCGTCAAGGCGCACCACGACACCAAATCGACGATGTGGGCCGGCATCTGGTCGAACCTGATCAACGTCGGTCTCAACACCCTGTTCCTGTTCGTGTTCCACTGGGGAGTCTTCGGAATCGCCCTCTCGACCGTCCTCGGAAGATTCGGCGGGCTGGTGTATGCGCTGCGCAAGGCGGCCCGCCATGAGGCGGCGCGCCAGGCGAGCGGCCTCGACACCGACCCGACCCTCGACCCCCACCCGCTGCGATCGTTTCTATCGCTCGCGCTCCCCTCCTCCATGACGTACGGGCTCATGGCGGTGGAGACGGGTCTGGTGAACTGGCTCCTGGCCCGGCAGCCGAACGCGACCGAGTCGATCGCCGCCTACGGTATCTACTCGCGCGTCCTGCAGTTCGCGGCCATGCCGATCATCGCCGCCGCGGTCGCCGTCCTCCCCTACGTGGCGCGCCGCTTCGGCGAGGGGAACATCCGGGCGATCCGTGACGGGATGCGCCAGATCCTCCTGGTCGCTGTGGTGTATTGCGTCGGCCTCGTCACCCCCGCCCTGCTCGTCGGAGGCCCGTGGCTCGCCCGCGCCCTGGCCGAGTCGCCATTGACCGCGGAGCTCGCCACCATGGCACTCGCCCTCTGCCCTCTCGCCTGCCTGGCGATGGTCCCGTTCTCGCTCTGCCGTCCCGCCTTCGAGGGTCTGCAGCGCGGCCGCCCGGGGCTGGCGATGGCGGTGTTCCGCTACACCATCCTGACGATCCCGTTCGCCTTCGCCGGCATGAAGGCGGCCGACCTCCTGGGCCGGCCCCCCTTGCACGGGCTCATCGCCGGACTCATCGGCGCGAGCGGCCTCGCCTCGGCGGTCTTTTTCATCTGGATGCGGAGGTTCCTGGGTGATCTCGAGGCGCAGGAGCGCGCCGCGGCCCCGCAACCGCGTCCCGCCGGTCAGCCCGGCGCCGCACGCTTCTCCGCCCCCGCAACGCTCCCCTCCGAGCCGACTGCGCCGCTCTCCGCTCGACAGGACGCCCCCGAGGACTAAATTGTAGGTCGTGCGGGATCGAGCGGTCTTCCCGGGGCTCCTGATCTGCCTCTTCGTGTCGGGGGCGAGCGGTCTCATCTACGAGGTCGCCTGGGTCCGCTCCCTCGAGCTGGTGTTCGGCGCCACGTCGTTCGCCGTCGCGACCGTCCTGGCCGCCTTCATGGGAGGGCTGGCGCTCGGGTCCTGGCTCATGGGGGTGGCGGCGGCCCGGCTCGACCGGTTCCATCCCCTGCGGGTCTATGCCGCCATCGAGCTGCTGATCGGCGTGGCCGGCTCGCTCGTGCCGTCGGCGCTGCGCGCCCTGGTCCCAGTGTACCAGTCGATCTGGAGCCACTTCCACTCCTCCTTCGCCGTCTTCAGCCTGTGGCGCTTCCTGCTGTGCGGCGCCGTCCTCCTGGTGCCGACCCTCCTCATGGGCGCGACGCTGCCGATCGCCAGCCGGCTGGCGGTGGGGGGGGCGCCCGGCGCGCGGGAAGACGCCCGGCCGGCGGGCGACGGATGGAGCGTCGGG is a genomic window of Candidatus Dormiibacterota bacterium containing:
- a CDS encoding MATE family efflux transporter, with the translated sequence MTSRQSSPPYPSILRMAAPLVLSFGMRSLFTFVDIAFASRLGDAAIAAVGGLSFPYEILMIACWVGVSTGLTSNLSQAMGKRQGARIEQILSVSRGIVWSLVPLFSAIAVYIYFGAYHMGLDPVLARQFSIYGGVLIGGSAFTAFWSIIPDSIVKAHHDTKSTMWAGIWSNLINVGLNTLFLFVFHWGVFGIALSTVLGRFGGLVYALRKAARHEAARQASGLDTDPTLDPHPLRSFLSLALPSSMTYGLMAVETGLVNWLLARQPNATESIAAYGIYSRVLQFAAMPIIAAAVAVLPYVARRFGEGNIRAIRDGMRQILLVAVVYCVGLVTPALLVGGPWLARALAESPLTAELATMALALCPLACLAMVPFSLCRPAFEGLQRGRPGLAMAVFRYTILTIPFAFAGMKAADLLGRPPLHGLIAGLIGASGLASAVFFIWMRRFLGDLEAQERAAAPQPRPAGQPGAARFSAPATLPSEPTAPLSARQDAPED
- a CDS encoding chloride channel protein, with translation MIWLRQFADWRPFASLRTRPPGEKRFLVMVPLTGAATGFAAIALVRLLGLVQGFFWGSRHELLSHALALPAWQRFAIPTLGGALVGLIILITRQPVGGHGTAGIIEAVAQRGGYIPFGRSLIKALATICTVATGGSLGREGPLVRVGASIGSLLGRRFRLGGNRLNILVGCGAAAGIAAAYNAPIGGALFALEVVLGNFALESFGPIVVASAIGTVISRSLISTYPAYTPPQHATLVNGWELGHYLAMGIGIGVASALCIVVLRDTERGFKRLPIPAWVKPVVGFALVGLIGVFYPHVFGNGYDTTNALLREELPLQLIIVLPVLKLVATALTAGSGGAGGLFTPTLFMGSALGYTYGAWCHETFPLTTSTPGAYALVGMGAMVAGTTQVPLSAIMIIFELTGDYQIILPLMVACTGAVVASRLLHRESIYTEPLVERGVRLGGRMEELVMDTIQVRDVMRSSAAPVNELETVGVVMKRMLEEGRKELFVVGEDGRLSGAITLGDLADPVRNPEAAQTLRAKDVMYPNVPVLTENDRMSEAIGRWSQVSRDRLPVVDSLDTRHIVGELSAGDIMALYSQEILHKEARLARFDKPRAGGRPETTFVELPGEYVVALVTLPESFPGMTLRELGCRQRFGVNVIELKRRMPGGQERRIIPDPSTDLKAGDGLIVVGRPVEIARLGDPVRLAEIASGGAGDPKEQTP